From one Eriocheir sinensis breed Jianghai 21 chromosome 58, ASM2467909v1, whole genome shotgun sequence genomic stretch:
- the LOC126985117 gene encoding uncharacterized protein LOC126985117 isoform X4: MELYITVKAILKSTLMGAVLGLVALLGGAAWKAATTASRACEVVQAWEDKGLHATNLWRAREMLARQGWLGPLRPNPPLDPLEACGLVPGEASAYWWRLLLQPRQAGRLLACLEERVVEAEHDHEAFGARLCWGVILALVVPLGLVAARRLVRRSVMGVRGQQESPSIDCFDDAPEGDACEALVEDWATPAADVSVKEETLTAATAVVEEINEEECWATPAEYVEELMVKEEERKATEDDESVGAEATPTDLPPAADDCVECVEEQDPEDMNVLIAAENAEYEEVKEESSGEENTEVERTDNDADNKAADKTEEAAEVPPVPGDFVQDKVVSEEPEGLAGQEPQRSTLPTEASPIKGQTVTKKKRKRKRKNLDPAHVLKASGDAHVKDEHKTDAKTDVKEKAEPKDETKGKAVPKAEVKGKTVTPADEKKTKAVKQNVTVKQVTQTKKKPVAAQPKAAPPSPPLHSVRQSWQEDVVTVRLPVPPARRRYVIGQRGDTVRQLRRDYPGVHVAVPLPKDPDTHVIFRGPKSQADAASREVAARLQAIEAQIREAALRRQEAVTTAVLDVAPNRRRLVVGPGGEELIKLQQQHPGVRVSVPPAIDTESSSVTIRGPPAEVRAVQAKIKNRLAAIERQRQLLRARRRRRPRGAASAAGASPAKSC, encoded by the exons ATGGAACTCTACATCACAGTGAAGGCCATCCTGAAGAGCACTCTCATGGGCGCCGTGCTGGGCCTTGTTGCCCTGCTCGGCGGCGCGGCGTGGAAGGCCGCGACCACCGCCTCGCGGGCGTGCGAGGTGGTGCAGGCGTGGGAGGACAAGGGCCTCCACGCCACCAACCTGTGGCGGGCGCGGGAGATGCTGGCCCGCCAAGGGTGGCTGGGCCCCCTGCGCCCTAACCCCCCTCTGGACCCCCTGGAGGCCTGCGGGCTGGTGCCGGGCGAGGCGTCGGCCTACTGGTGGCGGCTGCTGCTGCAGCCCCGCCAGGCAGGGCGGCTCCTTGCCTGCCTGGAGGAGCGGGTGGTCGAGGCCGAGCACGACCACGAGGCTTTCGGGGCCCGCCTGTGCTGGGGCGTCATCCTGGCGCTGGTGGTGCCTCTGGGCCTAGTGGCCGCGCGTCGCCTCGTCCGCCGCTCAGTGATGGGAGTTCGTGGGCAACAGGAGAGCCCAAGCATCGACTGTTTTGATGATGCCCCTGAAGGCGATGCCTGCGAGGCATTGGTGGAAGATTGGGCAACCCCGGCAGCCGATGTGAGTGTAAAGGAGGAAACGTTGACTGCAGCGACAGCAGTTGTTGAAGAGATCAATGAAGAGGAATGCTGGGCAACCCCAGCAGAGTATGTGGAGGAgttgatggtgaaggaggaggagagaaaggcaacGGAAGATGATGAATCTGTAGGCGCAGAGGCTACACCTACAGATTTACCCCCTGCTGCAGACGACTGTGTGGAGTGTGTGGAGGAGCAAGATCCTGAGGATATGAATGTGTTGATCGCTGCAGAGAATGCGGAgtatgaggaagtgaaggaagaaagcagTGGCGAAGAGAACACGGAGGTAGAAAGAACAGATAATGATGCGGATAACAAGGCCGCCGATAAAACAGAAGAAGCGGCCGAAGTGCCGCCAGTTCCTGGCGACTTTGTGCAGGACAAAGTGGTGAGCGAGGAGCCCGAGGGTCTCGCGGGCCAAGAGCCACAGAGAAGCACGCTCCCGACGGAGGCGTCGCCCATCAAGGGGCAGACGgtcacgaaaaagaaaaggaaaaggaagcgcAAGAACCTTGACCCCGCCCATGTGCTGAAGGCATCTGGTGACGCACATGTCAAAGACGAACACAAAACGGATGCCAAGACTGACGTCAAGGAGAAGGCGGAGCCAAAGGATGAGACCAAAGGAAAGGCGGTGCCAAAGGCTGAG GTCAAGGGAAAGACAGTGACTCCTGCTGATGAGAAAAAGACCAAAGCAGTGAAGCAGAATGTTACGGTGAAGCAGGTCACGCAGACGAAAAAGAAGCCTGTAGCGGCCCAGCCCAAGGCAGCCCCGCCCAGCCCGCCCCTCCACAGCGTGCGGCAGTCCTGGCAGGAGGACGTGGTGACGGTGCGGCTGCCGGTGCCGCCGGCCAGACGCAGGTACGTCATCGGCCAGCGAGGGGACACGGTCCGGCAGTTGCGGCGGGACTACCCTGGCGTGCACGTGGCAGTGCCGCTGCCGAAGGACCCCGACACCCACGTGATCTTCAGGGGCCCAAAGAGCCAGGCGGACGCCGCGTCGCGGGAAGTCGCCGCGCGCCTCCAGGCCATTGAGGCTCAAATCCGCGAGGCCGCGCTTCGGCGCCAGGAGGCCGTGACCACGGCGGTGCTGGACGTGGCGCCCAACAGGCGTCGTCTCGTGGTGGGCCCCGGGGGCGAGGAGCTCATAAAGCTGCAGCAGCAGCACCCCGGCGTGAGGGTCTCCGTTCCGCCCGCCATCGACACGGAGTCCAGCAGTGTCACCATCAGGGGGCCGCCCGCTGAGGTGCGAGCCGTCCAGGCCAAGATCAAGAACCGTCTGGCAGCGATCGAGCGACAGCGGCAGCTCCTGAGGGCCCGCAGGCGGCGGCGACCCCGAGGAGCGGCTTCTGCGGCAGGGGCTTCCCCGGCCAAAAGTTGCTAA
- the LOC126985117 gene encoding uncharacterized protein LOC126985117 isoform X2, translating to MELYITVKAILKSTLMGAVLGLVALLGGAAWKAATTASRACEVVQAWEDKGLHATNLWRAREMLARQGWLGPLRPNPPLDPLEACGLVPGEASAYWWRLLLQPRQAGRLLACLEERVVEAEHDHEAFGARLCWGVILALVVPLGLVAARRLVRRSVMGVRGQQESPSIDCFDDAPEGDACEALVEDWATPAADVSVKEETLTAATAVVEEINEEECWATPAEYVEELMVKEEERKATEDDESVGAEATPTDLPPAADDCVECVEEQDPEDMNVLIAAENAEYEEVKEESSGEENTEVERTDNDADNKAADKTEEAAEVPPVPGDFVQDKVVSEEPEGLAGQEPQRSTLPTEASPIKGQTVTKKKRKRKRKNLDPAHVLKASGDAHVKDEHKTDAKTDVKEKAEPKDETKGKAVPKAEVKGKAVPKAETKGKAVPKDETKGKAVPKAEVKGKTVTPADEKKTKAVKQNVTVKQVTQTKKKPVAAQPKAAPPSPPLHSVRQSWQEDVVTVRLPVPPARRRYVIGQRGDTVRQLRRDYPGVHVAVPLPKDPDTHVIFRGPKSQADAASREVAARLQAIEAQIREAALRRQEAVTTAVLDVAPNRRRLVVGPGGEELIKLQQQHPGVRVSVPPAIDTESSSVTIRGPPAEVRAVQAKIKNRLAAIERQRQLLRARRRRRPRGAASAAGASPAKSC from the exons ATGGAACTCTACATCACAGTGAAGGCCATCCTGAAGAGCACTCTCATGGGCGCCGTGCTGGGCCTTGTTGCCCTGCTCGGCGGCGCGGCGTGGAAGGCCGCGACCACCGCCTCGCGGGCGTGCGAGGTGGTGCAGGCGTGGGAGGACAAGGGCCTCCACGCCACCAACCTGTGGCGGGCGCGGGAGATGCTGGCCCGCCAAGGGTGGCTGGGCCCCCTGCGCCCTAACCCCCCTCTGGACCCCCTGGAGGCCTGCGGGCTGGTGCCGGGCGAGGCGTCGGCCTACTGGTGGCGGCTGCTGCTGCAGCCCCGCCAGGCAGGGCGGCTCCTTGCCTGCCTGGAGGAGCGGGTGGTCGAGGCCGAGCACGACCACGAGGCTTTCGGGGCCCGCCTGTGCTGGGGCGTCATCCTGGCGCTGGTGGTGCCTCTGGGCCTAGTGGCCGCGCGTCGCCTCGTCCGCCGCTCAGTGATGGGAGTTCGTGGGCAACAGGAGAGCCCAAGCATCGACTGTTTTGATGATGCCCCTGAAGGCGATGCCTGCGAGGCATTGGTGGAAGATTGGGCAACCCCGGCAGCCGATGTGAGTGTAAAGGAGGAAACGTTGACTGCAGCGACAGCAGTTGTTGAAGAGATCAATGAAGAGGAATGCTGGGCAACCCCAGCAGAGTATGTGGAGGAgttgatggtgaaggaggaggagagaaaggcaacGGAAGATGATGAATCTGTAGGCGCAGAGGCTACACCTACAGATTTACCCCCTGCTGCAGACGACTGTGTGGAGTGTGTGGAGGAGCAAGATCCTGAGGATATGAATGTGTTGATCGCTGCAGAGAATGCGGAgtatgaggaagtgaaggaagaaagcagTGGCGAAGAGAACACGGAGGTAGAAAGAACAGATAATGATGCGGATAACAAGGCCGCCGATAAAACAGAAGAAGCGGCCGAAGTGCCGCCAGTTCCTGGCGACTTTGTGCAGGACAAAGTGGTGAGCGAGGAGCCCGAGGGTCTCGCGGGCCAAGAGCCACAGAGAAGCACGCTCCCGACGGAGGCGTCGCCCATCAAGGGGCAGACGgtcacgaaaaagaaaaggaaaaggaagcgcAAGAACCTTGACCCCGCCCATGTGCTGAAGGCATCTGGTGACGCACATGTCAAAGACGAACACAAAACGGATGCCAAGACTGACGTCAAGGAGAAGGCGGAGCCAAAGGATGAGACCAAAGGAAAGGCGGTGCCAAAGGCTGAGGTCAAGGGAAAGGCGGTGCCAAAGGCAGAGACCAAAGGAAAGGCGGTGCCAAAGGATGAGACCAAAGGAAAGGCGGTGCCAAAGGCTGAG GTCAAGGGAAAGACAGTGACTCCTGCTGATGAGAAAAAGACCAAAGCAGTGAAGCAGAATGTTACGGTGAAGCAGGTCACGCAGACGAAAAAGAAGCCTGTAGCGGCCCAGCCCAAGGCAGCCCCGCCCAGCCCGCCCCTCCACAGCGTGCGGCAGTCCTGGCAGGAGGACGTGGTGACGGTGCGGCTGCCGGTGCCGCCGGCCAGACGCAGGTACGTCATCGGCCAGCGAGGGGACACGGTCCGGCAGTTGCGGCGGGACTACCCTGGCGTGCACGTGGCAGTGCCGCTGCCGAAGGACCCCGACACCCACGTGATCTTCAGGGGCCCAAAGAGCCAGGCGGACGCCGCGTCGCGGGAAGTCGCCGCGCGCCTCCAGGCCATTGAGGCTCAAATCCGCGAGGCCGCGCTTCGGCGCCAGGAGGCCGTGACCACGGCGGTGCTGGACGTGGCGCCCAACAGGCGTCGTCTCGTGGTGGGCCCCGGGGGCGAGGAGCTCATAAAGCTGCAGCAGCAGCACCCCGGCGTGAGGGTCTCCGTTCCGCCCGCCATCGACACGGAGTCCAGCAGTGTCACCATCAGGGGGCCGCCCGCTGAGGTGCGAGCCGTCCAGGCCAAGATCAAGAACCGTCTGGCAGCGATCGAGCGACAGCGGCAGCTCCTGAGGGCCCGCAGGCGGCGGCGACCCCGAGGAGCGGCTTCTGCGGCAGGGGCTTCCCCGGCCAAAAGTTGCTAA
- the LOC126985117 gene encoding uncharacterized protein LOC126985117 isoform X1 encodes MELYITVKAILKSTLMGAVLGLVALLGGAAWKAATTASRACEVVQAWEDKGLHATNLWRAREMLARQGWLGPLRPNPPLDPLEACGLVPGEASAYWWRLLLQPRQAGRLLACLEERVVEAEHDHEAFGARLCWGVILALVVPLGLVAARRLVRRSVMGVRGQQESPSIDCFDDAPEGDACEALVEDWATPAADVSVKEETLTAATAVVEEINEEECWATPAEYVEELMVKEEERKATEDDESVGAEATPTDLPPAADDCVECVEEQDPEDMNVLIAAENAEYEEVKEESSGEENTEVERTDNDADNKAADKTEEAAEVPPVPGDFVQDKVVSEEPEGLAGQEPQRSTLPTEASPIKGQTVTKKKRKRKRKNLDPAHVLKASGDAHVKDEHKTDAKTDVKEKAEPKDETKGKAVPKAETKGKAVPKAEVKGKAVPKAETKGKAVPKAEVKGKTVTPADEKKTKAVKQNVTVKQVTQTKKKPVAAQPKAAPPSPPLHSVRQSWQEDVVTVRLPVPPARRRYVIGQRGDTVRQLRRDYPGVHVAVPLPKDPDTHVIFRGPKSQADAASREVAARLQAIEAQIREAALRRQEAVTTAVLDVAPNRRRLVVGPGGEELIKLQQQHPGVRVSVPPAIDTESSSVTIRGPPAEVRAVQAKIKNRLAAIERQRQLLRARRRRRPRGAASAAGASPAKSC; translated from the exons ATGGAACTCTACATCACAGTGAAGGCCATCCTGAAGAGCACTCTCATGGGCGCCGTGCTGGGCCTTGTTGCCCTGCTCGGCGGCGCGGCGTGGAAGGCCGCGACCACCGCCTCGCGGGCGTGCGAGGTGGTGCAGGCGTGGGAGGACAAGGGCCTCCACGCCACCAACCTGTGGCGGGCGCGGGAGATGCTGGCCCGCCAAGGGTGGCTGGGCCCCCTGCGCCCTAACCCCCCTCTGGACCCCCTGGAGGCCTGCGGGCTGGTGCCGGGCGAGGCGTCGGCCTACTGGTGGCGGCTGCTGCTGCAGCCCCGCCAGGCAGGGCGGCTCCTTGCCTGCCTGGAGGAGCGGGTGGTCGAGGCCGAGCACGACCACGAGGCTTTCGGGGCCCGCCTGTGCTGGGGCGTCATCCTGGCGCTGGTGGTGCCTCTGGGCCTAGTGGCCGCGCGTCGCCTCGTCCGCCGCTCAGTGATGGGAGTTCGTGGGCAACAGGAGAGCCCAAGCATCGACTGTTTTGATGATGCCCCTGAAGGCGATGCCTGCGAGGCATTGGTGGAAGATTGGGCAACCCCGGCAGCCGATGTGAGTGTAAAGGAGGAAACGTTGACTGCAGCGACAGCAGTTGTTGAAGAGATCAATGAAGAGGAATGCTGGGCAACCCCAGCAGAGTATGTGGAGGAgttgatggtgaaggaggaggagagaaaggcaacGGAAGATGATGAATCTGTAGGCGCAGAGGCTACACCTACAGATTTACCCCCTGCTGCAGACGACTGTGTGGAGTGTGTGGAGGAGCAAGATCCTGAGGATATGAATGTGTTGATCGCTGCAGAGAATGCGGAgtatgaggaagtgaaggaagaaagcagTGGCGAAGAGAACACGGAGGTAGAAAGAACAGATAATGATGCGGATAACAAGGCCGCCGATAAAACAGAAGAAGCGGCCGAAGTGCCGCCAGTTCCTGGCGACTTTGTGCAGGACAAAGTGGTGAGCGAGGAGCCCGAGGGTCTCGCGGGCCAAGAGCCACAGAGAAGCACGCTCCCGACGGAGGCGTCGCCCATCAAGGGGCAGACGgtcacgaaaaagaaaaggaaaaggaagcgcAAGAACCTTGACCCCGCCCATGTGCTGAAGGCATCTGGTGACGCACATGTCAAAGACGAACACAAAACGGATGCCAAGACTGACGTCAAGGAGAAGGCGGAGCCAAAGGATGAGACCAAAGGAAAGGCGGTGCCAAAGGCTGAG ACCAAAGGAAAGGCGGTGCCAAAGGCTGAGGTCAAGGGAAAGGCGGTGCCAAAGGCAGAGACCAAAGGAAAGGCGGTGCCAAAGGCTGAGGTCAAGGGAAAGACAGTGACTCCTGCTGATGAGAAAAAGACCAAAGCAGTGAAGCAGAATGTTACGGTGAAGCAGGTCACGCAGACGAAAAAGAAGCCTGTAGCGGCCCAGCCCAAGGCAGCCCCGCCCAGCCCGCCCCTCCACAGCGTGCGGCAGTCCTGGCAGGAGGACGTGGTGACGGTGCGGCTGCCGGTGCCGCCGGCCAGACGCAGGTACGTCATCGGCCAGCGAGGGGACACGGTCCGGCAGTTGCGGCGGGACTACCCTGGCGTGCACGTGGCAGTGCCGCTGCCGAAGGACCCCGACACCCACGTGATCTTCAGGGGCCCAAAGAGCCAGGCGGACGCCGCGTCGCGGGAAGTCGCCGCGCGCCTCCAGGCCATTGAGGCTCAAATCCGCGAGGCCGCGCTTCGGCGCCAGGAGGCCGTGACCACGGCGGTGCTGGACGTGGCGCCCAACAGGCGTCGTCTCGTGGTGGGCCCCGGGGGCGAGGAGCTCATAAAGCTGCAGCAGCAGCACCCCGGCGTGAGGGTCTCCGTTCCGCCCGCCATCGACACGGAGTCCAGCAGTGTCACCATCAGGGGGCCGCCCGCTGAGGTGCGAGCCGTCCAGGCCAAGATCAAGAACCGTCTGGCAGCGATCGAGCGACAGCGGCAGCTCCTGAGGGCCCGCAGGCGGCGGCGACCCCGAGGAGCGGCTTCTGCGGCAGGGGCTTCCCCGGCCAAAAGTTGCTAA
- the LOC126985117 gene encoding vigilin-like isoform X3 → MELYITVKAILKSTLMGAVLGLVALLGGAAWKAATTASRACEVVQAWEDKGLHATNLWRAREMLARQGWLGPLRPNPPLDPLEACGLVPGEASAYWWRLLLQPRQAGRLLACLEERVVEAEHDHEAFGARLCWGVILALVVPLGLVAARRLVRRSVMGVRGQQESPSIDCFDDAPEGDACEALVEDWATPAADVSVKEETLTAATAVVEEINEEECWATPAEYVEELMVKEEERKATEDDESVGAEATPTDLPPAADDCVECVEEQDPEDMNVLIAAENAEYEEVKEESSGEENTEVERTDNDADNKAADKTEEAAEVPPVPGDFVQDKVVSEEPEGLAGQEPQRSTLPTEASPIKGQTVTKKKRKRKRKNLDPAHVLKASGDAHVKDEHKTDAKTDVKEKAEPKDETKGKAVPKAEVKGKAVPKAETKGKAVPKAEVKGKTVTPADEKKTKAVKQNVTVKQVTQTKKKPVAAQPKAAPPSPPLHSVRQSWQEDVVTVRLPVPPARRRYVIGQRGDTVRQLRRDYPGVHVAVPLPKDPDTHVIFRGPKSQADAASREVAARLQAIEAQIREAALRRQEAVTTAVLDVAPNRRRLVVGPGGEELIKLQQQHPGVRVSVPPAIDTESSSVTIRGPPAEVRAVQAKIKNRLAAIERQRQLLRARRRRRPRGAASAAGASPAKSC, encoded by the exons ATGGAACTCTACATCACAGTGAAGGCCATCCTGAAGAGCACTCTCATGGGCGCCGTGCTGGGCCTTGTTGCCCTGCTCGGCGGCGCGGCGTGGAAGGCCGCGACCACCGCCTCGCGGGCGTGCGAGGTGGTGCAGGCGTGGGAGGACAAGGGCCTCCACGCCACCAACCTGTGGCGGGCGCGGGAGATGCTGGCCCGCCAAGGGTGGCTGGGCCCCCTGCGCCCTAACCCCCCTCTGGACCCCCTGGAGGCCTGCGGGCTGGTGCCGGGCGAGGCGTCGGCCTACTGGTGGCGGCTGCTGCTGCAGCCCCGCCAGGCAGGGCGGCTCCTTGCCTGCCTGGAGGAGCGGGTGGTCGAGGCCGAGCACGACCACGAGGCTTTCGGGGCCCGCCTGTGCTGGGGCGTCATCCTGGCGCTGGTGGTGCCTCTGGGCCTAGTGGCCGCGCGTCGCCTCGTCCGCCGCTCAGTGATGGGAGTTCGTGGGCAACAGGAGAGCCCAAGCATCGACTGTTTTGATGATGCCCCTGAAGGCGATGCCTGCGAGGCATTGGTGGAAGATTGGGCAACCCCGGCAGCCGATGTGAGTGTAAAGGAGGAAACGTTGACTGCAGCGACAGCAGTTGTTGAAGAGATCAATGAAGAGGAATGCTGGGCAACCCCAGCAGAGTATGTGGAGGAgttgatggtgaaggaggaggagagaaaggcaacGGAAGATGATGAATCTGTAGGCGCAGAGGCTACACCTACAGATTTACCCCCTGCTGCAGACGACTGTGTGGAGTGTGTGGAGGAGCAAGATCCTGAGGATATGAATGTGTTGATCGCTGCAGAGAATGCGGAgtatgaggaagtgaaggaagaaagcagTGGCGAAGAGAACACGGAGGTAGAAAGAACAGATAATGATGCGGATAACAAGGCCGCCGATAAAACAGAAGAAGCGGCCGAAGTGCCGCCAGTTCCTGGCGACTTTGTGCAGGACAAAGTGGTGAGCGAGGAGCCCGAGGGTCTCGCGGGCCAAGAGCCACAGAGAAGCACGCTCCCGACGGAGGCGTCGCCCATCAAGGGGCAGACGgtcacgaaaaagaaaaggaaaaggaagcgcAAGAACCTTGACCCCGCCCATGTGCTGAAGGCATCTGGTGACGCACATGTCAAAGACGAACACAAAACGGATGCCAAGACTGACGTCAAGGAGAAGGCGGAGCCAAAGGATGAGACCAAAGGAAAGGCGGTGCCAAAGGCTGAG GTCAAGGGAAAGGCGGTGCCAAAGGCAGAGACCAAAGGAAAGGCGGTGCCAAAGGCTGAGGTCAAGGGAAAGACAGTGACTCCTGCTGATGAGAAAAAGACCAAAGCAGTGAAGCAGAATGTTACGGTGAAGCAGGTCACGCAGACGAAAAAGAAGCCTGTAGCGGCCCAGCCCAAGGCAGCCCCGCCCAGCCCGCCCCTCCACAGCGTGCGGCAGTCCTGGCAGGAGGACGTGGTGACGGTGCGGCTGCCGGTGCCGCCGGCCAGACGCAGGTACGTCATCGGCCAGCGAGGGGACACGGTCCGGCAGTTGCGGCGGGACTACCCTGGCGTGCACGTGGCAGTGCCGCTGCCGAAGGACCCCGACACCCACGTGATCTTCAGGGGCCCAAAGAGCCAGGCGGACGCCGCGTCGCGGGAAGTCGCCGCGCGCCTCCAGGCCATTGAGGCTCAAATCCGCGAGGCCGCGCTTCGGCGCCAGGAGGCCGTGACCACGGCGGTGCTGGACGTGGCGCCCAACAGGCGTCGTCTCGTGGTGGGCCCCGGGGGCGAGGAGCTCATAAAGCTGCAGCAGCAGCACCCCGGCGTGAGGGTCTCCGTTCCGCCCGCCATCGACACGGAGTCCAGCAGTGTCACCATCAGGGGGCCGCCCGCTGAGGTGCGAGCCGTCCAGGCCAAGATCAAGAACCGTCTGGCAGCGATCGAGCGACAGCGGCAGCTCCTGAGGGCCCGCAGGCGGCGGCGACCCCGAGGAGCGGCTTCTGCGGCAGGGGCTTCCCCGGCCAAAAGTTGCTAA